The Indicator indicator isolate 239-I01 chromosome 30, UM_Iind_1.1, whole genome shotgun sequence genome has a window encoding:
- the RHBDD2 gene encoding LOW QUALITY PROTEIN: rhomboid domain-containing protein 2 (The sequence of the model RefSeq protein was modified relative to this genomic sequence to represent the inferred CDS: deleted 1 base in 1 codon), translated as MVTGRRSASRCRGNRAGLPVVAGSGRCAAAAMAAGLRPPPVATVLMLLLSIGVSAPGLLRGPATARSAASLRAADLHAGEVHRLLTYIFLYEDLASLACGAVIIWYFAGSFEKHVGTVKHCFLTSAFAVLAALLYLLLEAFVSRLSEVEDAKGFMPVAFATLGVSTTRSRMKRALLFGVQVPVVLVPWFLLCLVWFVPSSSLLSNLCGLLAGAAYGLGYCSCLDFPEPVASKLDQMLPFSLLRRIPGLRYIPGSSAERRAFESCKLMPTPGTYPTQSYHCSSPPALPASQVQHPSAQRQGFHPALGQKASQQPHAAGHSLAGATLSSAGAYPGQCCQLAGFPPQQHLCPPQPQTPTGLGLLAGVQQVSGCPAATVASVPAEVSRVQVY; from the exons ATGGTAACG GGCCGCCGCAGCGCCTCGCGTTGCCGTGGCAACCGCGCAGGCCTTCCGGTGGTGGCCGGAAGCGGGCGGTGCGCGGCGGCAGCCATGGCGGCGGGGCTGAGGCCGCCGCCGGTCGCGACCGtcctcatgctgctgctgtcgATCGGTGTCTCCGCGCCTGGGCTGCTGCGGGGTCCGGCCACCGCCCGCTCCGCCGCCTCGCTGCGGGCCGCTGACCTGCATGCGGGGGAAG ttCACAGGCTGCTCACCTACATCTTCCTCTATGAAGACCTGGCATCCCTGGCCTGTGGTGCTGTTATCATCTGGTACTTTGCTGGCAGCTTTGAGAAGCACGTTGGCACGGTGAAGCACTGCTTCCTCACCAGCGCCTTCGCCGTCCTCGCCGCCCTCCTCTACCTCCTGCTCGAGGCCTTTGTGTCGAGGCTGTCAGAGGTGGAAGATGCCAAAGGGTTCATGCCTGTGGCCTTTGCAACCTTGGGGGTGTCCACCACCCGCTCCCGGATGAAGAGGGCTCTGCTGTTCGGGGTTCAAGTTCCggtggtgctggtgccctgGTTCCTGCTCTGCTTGGTGTGGTTTGtccccagctcttctctgcTGAGTAACCTGTGTGGGCTCCTGGCAGGGGCAGCCT ATGGCCTTGGCTACTGCTCCTGCTTGGATTTCCCAGAGCCAGTGGCCTCCAAGCTGGACCAGATGTTGCCTTTCAGCCTGCTGAGGAGGATACCAGGACTGAGATACATCCCAGGGTCctcagcagagagaagagcCTTTGAAAGCTGCAA gcTGATGCCCACGCCCGGCACCTACCCCACCCAGAGCTATCACTGCTCCTCGCCTCCAGCTCTTCCTGCTTCCCAGGTGCAGCATCCCAGTGCCCAGAGACAGGGctttca ccctgctctggggcagAAGGCATCTCAGCAGCCCCAtgctgcaggacacagcctggctggagccaccctgagcagtgctggagcctaccctgggcagtgctgccagctggctggCTTCCCTCCACAACAGCACCTGTGCCCACCTCAGCCACAGACACCCACAGGCCTGGGCCTCCTGGCTGGGGTTCAGCAGGtgtcaggctgcccagcagccacAGTGGCTTCTGTTCCAGCAGAAGTGTCCAGAGTCCAGGTGTACTGA